From Grus americana isolate bGruAme1 chromosome 22, bGruAme1.mat, whole genome shotgun sequence, the proteins below share one genomic window:
- the ARHGAP23 gene encoding rho GTPase-activating protein 23 isoform X5, producing the protein MNGIAFCLVGIPPPAPAPTAGRRDGASPNANVPLEGPFPWVGPKTVVLRKSSQGGFGFTLRHFIVYPPESAVHSTAKEEENGNRAGPPRSRLEPMDTIFVKNVREDGPAHQAGLRTGDRLVKVNGESIIGKTYSQVIALIQNSDDVLELSIMPKDEDILQLAYSQDAYLKGNEPYSGGAQSIPEPPPICYPRKTYPFQARGAEPPPGQPPDARAHHPAAAGPSSPLGTTTLASTWREAGGSPVHRPDELQPGGPPPRPTAPHGHPSSFSRTGCPSNVASSLPDRYGMPPPTPSCYGVPKHVAEHQTHCGFKEGVGGLSGAGRPPREAAGSQRVPGRQECQQALSRWFCSQEPRRSASEERRHAMPPRYRSVSQDRLGGSAANPRGWPHSASHDTLLQPSREGWAPRARSDHYLGRYGRSMEALEPGALLSPRLDRSAWPPQRVCRATVTTAAQIIPHSSFTPSSSSSSSREPAPVQKHPSQPNLQSVDDSGYIGYRSYSPSFQRRTGLLHALSFRDPAFGGLPTFSISQRPAAPLPERVIPAIPPPTGPPPMPTAPREQRPESSRVPEQPEERREEVVLRQKPPTGRKMPPPLRQMNFVFPEGVKETDICDPPPAGSKGERPAAERQGRRVAPLAAPEDSLASIPFIDEPTSPSIDLKAKHIPASSVVSSAMNSAPAVATSPSSPTFAFALSRHYSQDCSSIKAGRRSSYLLAITTERSKSCDDGLNAFRDEGKILRRMPSRVPSLRMLRSFFTDGSLDSLGTSEDARSKRHSTSDLSDVPFSAVRKEGWLHCKQILTKKGKKVGGGIRQWKRVFAVLRTHSLYLCKDRREAVTCAPAPGEEEPPISIRACLVDISYSETKRKHVFRLTTADFCEYLFQAEDREDMLAWIKVIRENSKAEGEDPGFASQALINKKLNDYRKVSPAGAKPDSSPKGSRGLGIRAEFLKQTGTSTPRSPRQDAAVTKDESGSQKAPWGINIMKKNKKSVPRAFGVRLEDCQPAPDNKNVPLIVEACCKVVEDRGLEYMGIYRVPGNNAVVSSLQEQLNKGATEINLQDERWQDLNVISSLLKSFFRKLPEPLFTDDKYNDFIEANRIEDASERMRTLRKLIRDLPGHYYETLKFLVGHLKTIADHSEKNKMEPRNLALVFGPTLVRTSEDNMTDMVTHMPDRYKIVETLIQHSDWFFSDKEDKGEKTPVDEKEAQSVPNIEYLLPNIGRTAAPGDAAGSTRSGSAKPKGTWPSRKAPPHRELLAIPFVSAAARKRRKKREAEGVGSSTDDDMERRDTPGREREVEGTAATLPAPGKAPCSTGAEAAAPSPAGMEQESSLEPGGAGSDLAPDARSIVSGYSTLSTMDRSLCSEVQSVAGSRGEEADDERSELSHMETDTESREGARPRPGQADGGTGDEDKEPPGRPSFNSHRLIQCDTLARRKLGRPRPVGETPAPTTEDQGWIPPGRPSLREQLRQRLRASADDMGVRLRRAHSPETRRKKSSWRRHTVVVPGGIKDLNFNEWKEPRGLEVAPGPCHDKDSGLSSLESTKARPPAPAPAQPGTAGEVPGTKSPPGSPGPPAPLRFPQCL; encoded by the exons CCGACGGCGGGCCGGAGAGATGGGGCGTCCCCGAACGCCAATGTGCCCCTGGAGGGGCCCTTCCCCTGGGTGGGCCCGAAGACGGTGGTGCTGCGGAAGAGCTCGCAGGGGGGATTCGGCTTCACCCTCCGGCACTTCATCGTCTACCCCCCGGAGTCGGCGGTGCACTCCACCGCCAAG gaggaggagaacggGAACCGAGCAG GTCCCCCCCGGAGCCGCCTGGAGCCCATGGACACCATCTTCGTGAAGAACGTGCGGGAGGATGGGCCGGCGCACCAGGCTGGGCTGCGCACCG gggacCGGCTGGTCAAGGTGAACGGGGAGAGCATCATCGGGAAAACCTACTCGCAGGTCATCGCCCTGATCCAGAACAG TGACGATGTGCTGGAGCTCTCCATCATGCCCAAGGACGAGGACATCCTCCAGCTG GCGTATTCGCAGGATGCCTACCTGAAGGGCAACGAGCCGTACTCTGGTGGGGCGCAGAGCATCCCCGAGCCCCCCCCCATCTGTTACCCGCGGAAGACGTACCCCTTCCAGGCGCGGGGTGCCGAGCCCCCCCCTGGCCAGCCGCCGGATGCCCGTGCCCACCACCCCGCCGCCGCGGGCCCCTCGTCCCCGCTCGGCACAACCACGCTCGCCAGCACCTGGAGAGAGGCGGGTGGCAGCCCCGTGCACCGCCCCGACGAGCTGCAGCCTGGGGgtccccccccacgccccacCGCACCCCACGGACACCCCAGCTCCTTCTCCCGCACCGGCTGCCCCAGCAACGTCGCATCCTCTCTGCCTGACCGCTACGGgatgcccccccccaccccctcctgcTACGGGGTCCCCAAGCACGTCGCGGAGCACCAGACTCACTGCGGCTTCAAGGAGGGCGTCGGGGGGCTGTCGGGGGCCGGGCGGCCCCCCCGGGAGGCAGCGGGCAGCCAGCGTGTCCCCGGCCGGCAGGAGTGCCAGCAGGCTCTGTCCCGCTGGTTTTGCAGCCAGGAGCCACGGCGGAGTGCCTCGGAGGAGCGGCGGCACGCCATGCCGCCCCGCTACCGTAGCGTGTCCCAGGACCGGTTGGGGGGCTCGGCGGCGAACCCCCGGGGCTGGCCGCACAGCGCCTCGCACGAcaccctgctgcagccctcccGCGAAGGCTGGGCGCCCCGCGCCCGCTCCGACCACTACCTGGGCAGGTACGGGCGCTCCATGGAGGCGCTGGAGCCCGGCGCCCTGCTCTCCCCTCGCCTCGACCGCTCCGCGTGGCCACCCCAGAGGGTCTGCCGGGCCACCGTCACCACTGCCGCGCAGATCATCCCGCACAGCTCCTTCacgccttcctcctcctcctcctcctcacggGAGCCGGCGCCTGTGCAGAAGCACCCGTCGCAGCCCAACCTGCAGAGCGTGGATGATTCGGGCTACATCGGCTACCGGAGCTACAGCCCATCCTTCCAGCGCCGCACCGGGCTGCTGCACGCTCTCTCCTTCCGCGATCCGGCTTTCGGTGGCCTGCCCACCTTCAGCATCTCGCAGCGGccggccgccccgctcccggAGAGGGTGATCCCCGCCATCCCACCGCCCACCGGCCCCCCCCCGATGCCTACCGCACCCAGGGAGCAGCGGCCGGAGAGCAGCCGGGTGCCCGAGCAGCCGGAGGAGCGGAGGGAAGAGGTGGTTTTGCGGCAGAAGCCGCCCACGGGCCGCAAGATGCCACCCCCCCTGCGGCAGATGAACTTTGTCTTCCCCGAGGGGGTGAAGGAGACGGACATTTGTGACCCCCCGCCGGCTGGCAGCAAAGGGGAGAGGCCGGCGGCCGAGCGGCAAGGCCGGCGTGTGGCTCCCTTGGCAGCCCCCGAGGACTCGCTGGCGTCCATCCCCTTCATCG ACGaacccaccagccccagcatTGACCTGAAGGCCAAGCACATCCCCGCCTCCTCGGTGGTCTCCAGCGCCATGAACTCCGCACCCGCCGTcgccaccagcccctcctcgCCCACCTTCGCCTTTGCGCTGAGCCGGCACTACTCCCAGGACTGCA GCAGCATCAAGGCCGGCCGCCGCTCGTCCTACCTCCTGGCCATCACCACCGAGCGCTCAAAGTCCTGCGACGATGGTCTGAACGCATTTCGGGACGAGGGGAAGATCCTAAG GAGGATGCCCAGCCGGGTCCCCAGCCTCCGCATGCTGAGGAGCTTCTTCACCGATGGG TCTCTGGACAGCCTTGGCACGTCCGAAGACGCCCGCTCCAAAAGACACTCAACCTCCGACCTCTCGGACGTCCCGTTCAGCGCCGTGAGGAAGGAGGGCTGGCTCCACTGCAAGCAGATCCTCACCAAAAAGGGGAAG AAGGTCGGTGGAGGCATCCGGCAGTGGAAGCGCGTCTTCGCCGTGCTGCGCACCCACTCGCTGTACCTGTGCAAGGACAGGCGGGAGGCGGTGACCTGCGCCCCGGCCCCAGGTGAGGAGGAGCCGCCGATCAGCATCCGAGCGTGCCTGGTGGACATCTCCTACAGCGAGACCAAGAGGAAGCACGTCTTCCGGCTGACGACCGCTGACTTCTGTGAATATCTCTTTCAGGCAGAGGATCGGGAAGACATGCTGGCCTGGATCAAAGTCATCAGGGAGAACAGCAAGGCTGAGGGCGAG gACCCCGGTTTTGCCAGCCAAGCGCTTATCAACAAGAAGTTAAACGACTACCGGAAAGTGAG ccccgcagGTGCCAAGCCCGATTCCTCACCCAAGGGCTCTCGTGGGCTGGGGATCCGAGCCGAGTTCCTGAAGCAGACGGGAACCAGCACGCCCCGGTCCCCCAGGCAGGATGCGGCCGTCACAAAAG ATGAGAGCGGCTCCCAAAAAGCCCCATGGGGCATCAACATCATGAAGAAGAACAAGAAATCTGTCCCCCGGGCCTTTGGCGTGAGGCTGGAGGACTGCCAGCCTGCCCCGGACAACAAG AACGTCCCCCTGATCGTCGAAGCTTGCTGCAAGGTGGTGGAGGACCGAGGGCTGGAGTACATGGGCATCTACCGCGTGCCCGGGAACAACGCGGTGGTGTCCAGCCTGCAGGAACAGCTCAACAAGGGAGCCACCGAGATCAACCTGCAGGACGAG CGGTGGCAGGATCTGAACGTCATTAGCAGTTTGTTGAAATCCTTCTTCCGAAAGCTGCCGGAGCCCCTCTTCACTGACG ATAAGTACAACGACTTCATCGAGGCCAACCGGATAGAGGACGCCAGCGAGAGGATGAGGACGCTGCGGAAGCTG ATCCGGGACCTGCCAGGTCACTACTACGAGACACTCAAGTTCCTGGTGGGTCACCTGAAGACCATCGCTGACCACTCGGAGAAGAACAAG ATGGAGCCCCGAAACCTGGCCCTGGTGTTCGGCCCCACGCTGGTGCGGACGTCCGAGGACAACATGACCGACATGGTGACGCACATGCCCGACCGCTACAAAATTGTGGAGACCCTCATCCAGCAC TCAGACTGGTTCTTCAGCGACAAGGAGGACAAGGGCGAGAAG ACCCCCGTGGATGAGAAGGAGGCTCAGTCCGTGCCCAACATCGAGTACCTGCTCCCCAACATCGGCAGGACCGCGGCGCCCGGCGATGCCGCAG GCTCGACCCGCAGCGGCTCCGCCAAACCGAAG GGCACGTGGCCGTCGCGGAAGGCGCCGCCGCACCGGGAGCTCCTCGCCATCCCCTTCGTCTCGGCCGCTGCCcgcaagaggaggaagaagagagaggccGAGGGCGTCGGGAGCAGCACTGACGATGACATGGAGCGCAGGGACACCCCGGGCCGGGAGCGGGAGGTCGAGGGGACCGCGGCCACCCTGCCAGCACCCGGCAAAGCCCCCTGCAGCACCGGCGCCGAGGCGGCGGCCCCCAGCCCGGCCGGGATGGAGCAGGAGAGCTCCCTGGAGCCTGGGGGTGCCGGGTCCGATCTGGCGCCGGACGCCCGCTCCATCGTGTCAGGCTACTCCACCCTGTCCACCATGGACCGCAGCCTGTGCTCCGAGGTGCAGTCGGTGGCCGGGAGCCGCGGGGAGGAGGCGGATGACGAGCGCAGCGAGCTCAGCCACATGGAGACGGACACGGAGAGCCGGGAgggcgcccggccccggccggggcaggcagACGGGGGGACCGGGGACGAGGACAAGGAGCCCCCCGGCCGCCCCTCCTTCAACTCCCACCGCCTGATCCAGTGCGACACGCTGGCCCGCAGGAAGCTGGGGCGGCCCCGGCCGGTCGGCGAGACCCCGGCACCCACCACGGAGGACCAAGGCTGGATCCCCCCAGGACGACCCTCGCTGCGGGAGCAGCTCCGGCAGCGCCTGCGAGCCTCGGCTGACGACATGGGGGTCCGCCTGCGCCGAGCCCACTCCCCTGAGACACGCCGCAAGAAGAGCAGCTGGCGTCGGCACACCGTGGTGGTGCCCGGCGGCATCAAGGACCTCAACTTCAACGAGTGGAAGGAGCCGCGGGGGCTGGAGGTGGCCCCGGGACCCTGCCACGACAAGGACTCGGGGCTCAGCAGCCTGGAGTCCACCAAagcccggcccccggcccccgccccggcacagcccggcACTGCCGGCGAGGTGCCGGGCACCAAGagccccccgggcagccccggccccccggcccccctgcGCTTCCCCCAGTGTCTCTGA
- the ARHGAP23 gene encoding rho GTPase-activating protein 23 isoform X7 — MWDEHPTAGRRDGASPNANVPLEGPFPWVGPKTVVLRKSSQGGFGFTLRHFIVYPPESAVHSTAKEEENGNRAGPPRSRLEPMDTIFVKNVREDGPAHQAGLRTGDRLVKVNGESIIGKTYSQVIALIQNSDDVLELSIMPKDEDILQLAYSQDAYLKGNEPYSGGAQSIPEPPPICYPRKTYPFQARGAEPPPGQPPDARAHHPAAAGPSSPLGTTTLASTWREAGGSPVHRPDELQPGGPPPRPTAPHGHPSSFSRTGCPSNVASSLPDRYGMPPPTPSCYGVPKHVAEHQTHCGFKEGVGGLSGAGRPPREAAGSQRVPGRQECQQALSRWFCSQEPRRSASEERRHAMPPRYRSVSQDRLGGSAANPRGWPHSASHDTLLQPSREGWAPRARSDHYLGRYGRSMEALEPGALLSPRLDRSAWPPQRVCRATVTTAAQIIPHSSFTPSSSSSSSREPAPVQKHPSQPNLQSVDDSGYIGYRSYSPSFQRRTGLLHALSFRDPAFGGLPTFSISQRPAAPLPERVIPAIPPPTGPPPMPTAPREQRPESSRVPEQPEERREEVVLRQKPPTGRKMPPPLRQMNFVFPEGVKETDICDPPPAGSKGERPAAERQGRRVAPLAAPEDSLASIPFIDEPTSPSIDLKAKHIPASSVVSSAMNSAPAVATSPSSPTFAFALSRHYSQDCSSIKAGRRSSYLLAITTERSKSCDDGLNAFRDEGKILRRMPSRVPSLRMLRSFFTDGSLDSLGTSEDARSKRHSTSDLSDVPFSAVRKEGWLHCKQILTKKGKKVGGGIRQWKRVFAVLRTHSLYLCKDRREAVTCAPAPGEEEPPISIRACLVDISYSETKRKHVFRLTTADFCEYLFQAEDREDMLAWIKVIRENSKAEGEDPGFASQALINKKLNDYRKVSPAGAKPDSSPKGSRGLGIRAEFLKQTGTSTPRSPRQDAAVTKDESGSQKAPWGINIMKKNKKSVPRAFGVRLEDCQPAPDNKNVPLIVEACCKVVEDRGLEYMGIYRVPGNNAVVSSLQEQLNKGATEINLQDERWQDLNVISSLLKSFFRKLPEPLFTDDKYNDFIEANRIEDASERMRTLRKLIRDLPGHYYETLKFLVGHLKTIADHSEKNKMEPRNLALVFGPTLVRTSEDNMTDMVTHMPDRYKIVETLIQHSDWFFSDKEDKGEKTPVDEKEAQSVPNIEYLLPNIGRTAAPGDAAGSTRSGSAKPKGTWPSRKAPPHRELLAIPFVSAAARKRRKKREAEGVGSSTDDDMERRDTPGREREVEGTAATLPAPGKAPCSTGAEAAAPSPAGMEQESSLEPGGAGSDLAPDARSIVSGYSTLSTMDRSLCSEVQSVAGSRGEEADDERSELSHMETDTESREGARPRPGQADGGTGDEDKEPPGRPSFNSHRLIQCDTLARRKLGRPRPVGETPAPTTEDQGWIPPGRPSLREQLRQRLRASADDMGVRLRRAHSPETRRKKSSWRRHTVVVPGGIKDLNFNEWKEPRGLEVAPGPCHDKDSGLSSLESTKARPPAPAPAQPGTAGEVPGTKSPPGSPGPPAPLRFPQCL; from the exons CCGACGGCGGGCCGGAGAGATGGGGCGTCCCCGAACGCCAATGTGCCCCTGGAGGGGCCCTTCCCCTGGGTGGGCCCGAAGACGGTGGTGCTGCGGAAGAGCTCGCAGGGGGGATTCGGCTTCACCCTCCGGCACTTCATCGTCTACCCCCCGGAGTCGGCGGTGCACTCCACCGCCAAG gaggaggagaacggGAACCGAGCAG GTCCCCCCCGGAGCCGCCTGGAGCCCATGGACACCATCTTCGTGAAGAACGTGCGGGAGGATGGGCCGGCGCACCAGGCTGGGCTGCGCACCG gggacCGGCTGGTCAAGGTGAACGGGGAGAGCATCATCGGGAAAACCTACTCGCAGGTCATCGCCCTGATCCAGAACAG TGACGATGTGCTGGAGCTCTCCATCATGCCCAAGGACGAGGACATCCTCCAGCTG GCGTATTCGCAGGATGCCTACCTGAAGGGCAACGAGCCGTACTCTGGTGGGGCGCAGAGCATCCCCGAGCCCCCCCCCATCTGTTACCCGCGGAAGACGTACCCCTTCCAGGCGCGGGGTGCCGAGCCCCCCCCTGGCCAGCCGCCGGATGCCCGTGCCCACCACCCCGCCGCCGCGGGCCCCTCGTCCCCGCTCGGCACAACCACGCTCGCCAGCACCTGGAGAGAGGCGGGTGGCAGCCCCGTGCACCGCCCCGACGAGCTGCAGCCTGGGGgtccccccccacgccccacCGCACCCCACGGACACCCCAGCTCCTTCTCCCGCACCGGCTGCCCCAGCAACGTCGCATCCTCTCTGCCTGACCGCTACGGgatgcccccccccaccccctcctgcTACGGGGTCCCCAAGCACGTCGCGGAGCACCAGACTCACTGCGGCTTCAAGGAGGGCGTCGGGGGGCTGTCGGGGGCCGGGCGGCCCCCCCGGGAGGCAGCGGGCAGCCAGCGTGTCCCCGGCCGGCAGGAGTGCCAGCAGGCTCTGTCCCGCTGGTTTTGCAGCCAGGAGCCACGGCGGAGTGCCTCGGAGGAGCGGCGGCACGCCATGCCGCCCCGCTACCGTAGCGTGTCCCAGGACCGGTTGGGGGGCTCGGCGGCGAACCCCCGGGGCTGGCCGCACAGCGCCTCGCACGAcaccctgctgcagccctcccGCGAAGGCTGGGCGCCCCGCGCCCGCTCCGACCACTACCTGGGCAGGTACGGGCGCTCCATGGAGGCGCTGGAGCCCGGCGCCCTGCTCTCCCCTCGCCTCGACCGCTCCGCGTGGCCACCCCAGAGGGTCTGCCGGGCCACCGTCACCACTGCCGCGCAGATCATCCCGCACAGCTCCTTCacgccttcctcctcctcctcctcctcacggGAGCCGGCGCCTGTGCAGAAGCACCCGTCGCAGCCCAACCTGCAGAGCGTGGATGATTCGGGCTACATCGGCTACCGGAGCTACAGCCCATCCTTCCAGCGCCGCACCGGGCTGCTGCACGCTCTCTCCTTCCGCGATCCGGCTTTCGGTGGCCTGCCCACCTTCAGCATCTCGCAGCGGccggccgccccgctcccggAGAGGGTGATCCCCGCCATCCCACCGCCCACCGGCCCCCCCCCGATGCCTACCGCACCCAGGGAGCAGCGGCCGGAGAGCAGCCGGGTGCCCGAGCAGCCGGAGGAGCGGAGGGAAGAGGTGGTTTTGCGGCAGAAGCCGCCCACGGGCCGCAAGATGCCACCCCCCCTGCGGCAGATGAACTTTGTCTTCCCCGAGGGGGTGAAGGAGACGGACATTTGTGACCCCCCGCCGGCTGGCAGCAAAGGGGAGAGGCCGGCGGCCGAGCGGCAAGGCCGGCGTGTGGCTCCCTTGGCAGCCCCCGAGGACTCGCTGGCGTCCATCCCCTTCATCG ACGaacccaccagccccagcatTGACCTGAAGGCCAAGCACATCCCCGCCTCCTCGGTGGTCTCCAGCGCCATGAACTCCGCACCCGCCGTcgccaccagcccctcctcgCCCACCTTCGCCTTTGCGCTGAGCCGGCACTACTCCCAGGACTGCA GCAGCATCAAGGCCGGCCGCCGCTCGTCCTACCTCCTGGCCATCACCACCGAGCGCTCAAAGTCCTGCGACGATGGTCTGAACGCATTTCGGGACGAGGGGAAGATCCTAAG GAGGATGCCCAGCCGGGTCCCCAGCCTCCGCATGCTGAGGAGCTTCTTCACCGATGGG TCTCTGGACAGCCTTGGCACGTCCGAAGACGCCCGCTCCAAAAGACACTCAACCTCCGACCTCTCGGACGTCCCGTTCAGCGCCGTGAGGAAGGAGGGCTGGCTCCACTGCAAGCAGATCCTCACCAAAAAGGGGAAG AAGGTCGGTGGAGGCATCCGGCAGTGGAAGCGCGTCTTCGCCGTGCTGCGCACCCACTCGCTGTACCTGTGCAAGGACAGGCGGGAGGCGGTGACCTGCGCCCCGGCCCCAGGTGAGGAGGAGCCGCCGATCAGCATCCGAGCGTGCCTGGTGGACATCTCCTACAGCGAGACCAAGAGGAAGCACGTCTTCCGGCTGACGACCGCTGACTTCTGTGAATATCTCTTTCAGGCAGAGGATCGGGAAGACATGCTGGCCTGGATCAAAGTCATCAGGGAGAACAGCAAGGCTGAGGGCGAG gACCCCGGTTTTGCCAGCCAAGCGCTTATCAACAAGAAGTTAAACGACTACCGGAAAGTGAG ccccgcagGTGCCAAGCCCGATTCCTCACCCAAGGGCTCTCGTGGGCTGGGGATCCGAGCCGAGTTCCTGAAGCAGACGGGAACCAGCACGCCCCGGTCCCCCAGGCAGGATGCGGCCGTCACAAAAG ATGAGAGCGGCTCCCAAAAAGCCCCATGGGGCATCAACATCATGAAGAAGAACAAGAAATCTGTCCCCCGGGCCTTTGGCGTGAGGCTGGAGGACTGCCAGCCTGCCCCGGACAACAAG AACGTCCCCCTGATCGTCGAAGCTTGCTGCAAGGTGGTGGAGGACCGAGGGCTGGAGTACATGGGCATCTACCGCGTGCCCGGGAACAACGCGGTGGTGTCCAGCCTGCAGGAACAGCTCAACAAGGGAGCCACCGAGATCAACCTGCAGGACGAG CGGTGGCAGGATCTGAACGTCATTAGCAGTTTGTTGAAATCCTTCTTCCGAAAGCTGCCGGAGCCCCTCTTCACTGACG ATAAGTACAACGACTTCATCGAGGCCAACCGGATAGAGGACGCCAGCGAGAGGATGAGGACGCTGCGGAAGCTG ATCCGGGACCTGCCAGGTCACTACTACGAGACACTCAAGTTCCTGGTGGGTCACCTGAAGACCATCGCTGACCACTCGGAGAAGAACAAG ATGGAGCCCCGAAACCTGGCCCTGGTGTTCGGCCCCACGCTGGTGCGGACGTCCGAGGACAACATGACCGACATGGTGACGCACATGCCCGACCGCTACAAAATTGTGGAGACCCTCATCCAGCAC TCAGACTGGTTCTTCAGCGACAAGGAGGACAAGGGCGAGAAG ACCCCCGTGGATGAGAAGGAGGCTCAGTCCGTGCCCAACATCGAGTACCTGCTCCCCAACATCGGCAGGACCGCGGCGCCCGGCGATGCCGCAG GCTCGACCCGCAGCGGCTCCGCCAAACCGAAG GGCACGTGGCCGTCGCGGAAGGCGCCGCCGCACCGGGAGCTCCTCGCCATCCCCTTCGTCTCGGCCGCTGCCcgcaagaggaggaagaagagagaggccGAGGGCGTCGGGAGCAGCACTGACGATGACATGGAGCGCAGGGACACCCCGGGCCGGGAGCGGGAGGTCGAGGGGACCGCGGCCACCCTGCCAGCACCCGGCAAAGCCCCCTGCAGCACCGGCGCCGAGGCGGCGGCCCCCAGCCCGGCCGGGATGGAGCAGGAGAGCTCCCTGGAGCCTGGGGGTGCCGGGTCCGATCTGGCGCCGGACGCCCGCTCCATCGTGTCAGGCTACTCCACCCTGTCCACCATGGACCGCAGCCTGTGCTCCGAGGTGCAGTCGGTGGCCGGGAGCCGCGGGGAGGAGGCGGATGACGAGCGCAGCGAGCTCAGCCACATGGAGACGGACACGGAGAGCCGGGAgggcgcccggccccggccggggcaggcagACGGGGGGACCGGGGACGAGGACAAGGAGCCCCCCGGCCGCCCCTCCTTCAACTCCCACCGCCTGATCCAGTGCGACACGCTGGCCCGCAGGAAGCTGGGGCGGCCCCGGCCGGTCGGCGAGACCCCGGCACCCACCACGGAGGACCAAGGCTGGATCCCCCCAGGACGACCCTCGCTGCGGGAGCAGCTCCGGCAGCGCCTGCGAGCCTCGGCTGACGACATGGGGGTCCGCCTGCGCCGAGCCCACTCCCCTGAGACACGCCGCAAGAAGAGCAGCTGGCGTCGGCACACCGTGGTGGTGCCCGGCGGCATCAAGGACCTCAACTTCAACGAGTGGAAGGAGCCGCGGGGGCTGGAGGTGGCCCCGGGACCCTGCCACGACAAGGACTCGGGGCTCAGCAGCCTGGAGTCCACCAAagcccggcccccggcccccgccccggcacagcccggcACTGCCGGCGAGGTGCCGGGCACCAAGagccccccgggcagccccggccccccggcccccctgcGCTTCCCCCAGTGTCTCTGA